The Musa acuminata AAA Group cultivar baxijiao chromosome BXJ1-3, Cavendish_Baxijiao_AAA, whole genome shotgun sequence genome window below encodes:
- the LOC135616955 gene encoding AUGMIN subunit 8-like has product MDVCIIEPPGPAPQQKTAQAEDHRRRPLVPSEKNNAFPASGKPRTRDATSRYKSGISSTPASAPSKPRRSASPVTGRTSQAQETSLPKRAQSAERRRPSTPAKVSEPFSTSSRPSTPSSPSSRPTTPVRDTVTEARNGTRRLFSSRAPDGLWPSMRSLSSSFQSESTSVSASKREKVVLAGSTDQLTKTSANKETERKKTPLRGRNTIEQSENSRSLENLNAKIINQHRWPGILGGRVSANGLSRSVDLTNDKATRSASSPVSTRGASPKRMPTSDGSARGLQQSVSEVARQLAIDGSKRVELDVKSGENSTSQASGRSSSVTRPSRTQSLPSPVSQRPASPNRALSTTSSNSRGISPFSQRPASPNRALLTPSSNSRGVSQVPQRPSSPNRVLSTPSSNSRGMLSPSRTRPSTPISSSGSTMIRAGATSSALNYIADARKGKKIPNHVEDGHQLRLIYNAASQWHFVNAQAEEQLSIQKMRAEKILYNMWHTILKLRDSVIIKRIAMQHLRQESKMSTILNEQIAYLNHWVALEREHCSSLSGAAEVLKASTLRLPVTGGARADVLSMKNAVSSAVDVMQAMGSSICHLLSKVDGMMSLISELSFVVARERALLDECRELLATTAAMQVHESSLGTHLIQQRQDALKLE; this is encoded by the exons ATGGATGTATGTATAATCGAGCCGCCGGGGCCTGCTCCTCAACAGAAGACAGCACAGGCGGAAGATCATCGGAGGCGGCCGTTAGTTCCGTCTGAGAAGAACAATGCCTTCCCTGCCTCAGGGAAGCCCCGGACCAGAGATGCCACATCTAGGTACAAGTCAGGGATCTCGTCTACTCCGGCTTCCGCCCCTAGTAAACCGAGGCGATCCGCGTCTCCTGTCACCGGTCGTACGTCTCAAGCGCAGGAAACGTCCCTCCCTAAGCGAGCGCAATCGGCCGAGAGGAGAAGACCATCTACTCCGGCAAAGGTTTCGGAGCCTTTTTCCACATCTTCTAGGCCTTCGACaccctcctctccatcttccaggCCAACGACACCGGTGCGGGATACGGTGACTGAAGCACGTAATGGTACGCGGAGATTGTTCAGCAGCAGGGCTCCTGATGGCTTGTGGCCGTCAATGCGGAGCCTGTCTTCCAGTTTCCAGTCAGAATCTACCTCGGTTTCTGCCAGTAAAAGGGAAAAGGTGGTTCTTGCTGGTTCCACGGATCAATTAACAAAGACTTCGGCCAACAAGGAGACCGAGAGGAAAAAGACTCCCCTCAGGGGGAGGAACACAATTGAGCAATCAGAGAATTCTAGGTCGCTGGAAAACTTGAATGCAAAGATCATAAATCAACACCGGTGGCCTGGTATTTTAGGGGGAAGAGTGTCTGCAAATGGCTTGTCGAGGAGTGTAGATCTCACTAATGACAAGGCCACTAGATCTGCCTCCTCGCCAGTTTCAACAAGAGGGGCTTCACCAAAGAGAATGCCCACATCTGATGGTTCAGCCAGAGGTCTCCAGCAATCGGTTAGTGAGGTGGCAAGGCAGTTGGCTATTGACGGAAGTAAAAGAGTAGAGCTAGATGTGAAATCTGGCGAAAATTCAACTTCACAAGCATCAGGCAGATCATCATCTGTGACACGCCCAAGTAGGACTCAGTCATTACCATCCCCAGTTTCTCAACGTCCTGCATCACCAAACAGGGCATTGTCGACAACATCATCCAACTCAAGGGGCATATCCCCATTTTCACAACGTCCTGCATCACCAAACAGGGCTTTGTTGACACCATCATCTAACTCTAGGGGCGTATCCCAAGTTCCACAACGGCCCTCATCACCAAACAGGGTTTTGTCGACACCATCATCTAATTCTAGGGGCATGCTAAGTCCATCACGGACAAGACCATCAACTCCTATCTCATCATCTGGCAGTACAATGATTCGAGCAGGTGCTACATCCTCTGCACTTAATTATATTGCTGATGCacgaaaaggaaagaagataccAAACCATGTAGAAGATGGTCATCAGCTGAGACTGATATATAATGCAGCTTCACAATGGCACTTTGTTAATGCCCAAGCAGAAGAACAACTATCTATTCAGAAAATGAGGGCAGAG AAAATCCTTTACAACATGTGGCATACCATCTTGAAGTTGCGTGATTCTGTCATTATAAAAAGGATTGCAATGCAGCACCTGAGACAAGAGTCAAAGATGAGCACAATTTTGAATGAACAA ATTGCATATCTTAACCATTGGGTTGCTCTGGAAAGGGAACACTGTAGCTCTTTATCGGGAGCAGCTGAAGTTCTTAAGGCAAGCACACTTCGGCTTCCTGTTACAGGAGGGGCAAGG GCAGATGTGCTTTCTATGAAGAATGCTGTTAGTTCGGCAGTTGATGTAATGCAAGCAATGGGTTCTTCAATTTGTCATTTGCTCTCAAAG GTTGATGGCATGATGTCTCTGATTTCTGAGCTTTCATTTGTTGTAGCAAGAGAAAGAGCCCTGCTTGATGAGTGTAGAGAGTTGCTAGCTACAACAGCAGCAATGCAG GTGCACGAGTCCAGCCTCGGAACGCATCTCATACAACAAAGGCAAGATGCTCTTAAGCTGGAGTAG
- the LOC135616979 gene encoding protein HEADING DATE REPRESSOR 1-like isoform X2 gives MMEGFSPASPPRIFWNSRKRSATARSLEDAAVRAVARAKEPGETAKAHPAAADEHRPEEEEEEKVGKAALSERRQALFEPLEPSSYGRRTPADVLLPPPDFDPTCYPKGWLVGKKRKLVNVDVVESMRRIAIQEMNRKDKEIDGLNEQLEEDARCLEHLQVQLLEERSKRVEAERQNAMLQDQVSMLMNVLEETQAVEEEASGDH, from the exons ATGATGGAAGGCTTCTCGCCGGCTTCTCCTCCCCGGATCTTTTGGAATTCCCGCAAGAGATCAG CTACTGCCCGGAGCTTGGAAGACGCAGCGGTGCGCGCCGTCGCTCGAGCGAAGGAACCGGGTGAAACAGCGAAAGCCCACCCGGCTGCGGCTGACGAGCACcgcccggaggaggaggaggaggagaaggtaggCAAAGCCGCTTTGTCCGAACGTCGGCAGGCGCTGTTCGAGCCACTGGAGCCCAGCTCCTACGGGCGTCGCACCCCGGCCGACGTCCTGCTCCCTCCGCCCGACTTCGATCCCACCTGCTACCCCAAGGGGTGGCTGGTGGGGAAGAAGCGGAAGCTCGTGAACGTCGACGTGGTGGAGAGCATGCGGAGGATCGCGATCCAAGAGATGAACAGAAAG GACAAGGAGATCGACGGACTGAACGAGCAGCTGGAGGAGGACGCGCGCTGCCTGGAACACCTGCAGGTGCAACTACTGGAAGAGCGGAGCAAAAGGGTGGAGGCGGAGAGGCAGAACGCCATGCTTCAGGACCAAGTCTCGATGCTCATGAACGTGCTGGAAGAAACCCAGGCAGTAGAAGAGGAGGCCTCTGGGGATCACTAA
- the LOC135616979 gene encoding protein HEADING DATE REPRESSOR 1-like isoform X1, whose amino-acid sequence MMEGFSPASPPRIFWNSRKRSGFLPVIADLGLPCQLFPHLRFAGITGTTARSLEDAAVRAVARAKEPGETAKAHPAAADEHRPEEEEEEKVGKAALSERRQALFEPLEPSSYGRRTPADVLLPPPDFDPTCYPKGWLVGKKRKLVNVDVVESMRRIAIQEMNRKDKEIDGLNEQLEEDARCLEHLQVQLLEERSKRVEAERQNAMLQDQVSMLMNVLEETQAVEEEASGDH is encoded by the exons ATGATGGAAGGCTTCTCGCCGGCTTCTCCTCCCCGGATCTTTTGGAATTCCCGCAAGAGATCAG GTTTCTTACCGGTGATTGCCGATTTGGGGCTGCCGTGCCAGTTATTCCCGCATCTTCGCTTTGCCGGCATCACCGGGA CTACTGCCCGGAGCTTGGAAGACGCAGCGGTGCGCGCCGTCGCTCGAGCGAAGGAACCGGGTGAAACAGCGAAAGCCCACCCGGCTGCGGCTGACGAGCACcgcccggaggaggaggaggaggagaaggtaggCAAAGCCGCTTTGTCCGAACGTCGGCAGGCGCTGTTCGAGCCACTGGAGCCCAGCTCCTACGGGCGTCGCACCCCGGCCGACGTCCTGCTCCCTCCGCCCGACTTCGATCCCACCTGCTACCCCAAGGGGTGGCTGGTGGGGAAGAAGCGGAAGCTCGTGAACGTCGACGTGGTGGAGAGCATGCGGAGGATCGCGATCCAAGAGATGAACAGAAAG GACAAGGAGATCGACGGACTGAACGAGCAGCTGGAGGAGGACGCGCGCTGCCTGGAACACCTGCAGGTGCAACTACTGGAAGAGCGGAGCAAAAGGGTGGAGGCGGAGAGGCAGAACGCCATGCTTCAGGACCAAGTCTCGATGCTCATGAACGTGCTGGAAGAAACCCAGGCAGTAGAAGAGGAGGCCTCTGGGGATCACTAA